A stretch of DNA from Arthrobacter globiformis:
GCCGGAGGCCACAAGGTGTACCGGGGTGACCCCGCCGTCCCGGAGCGCTGCCGCAGCAGCTGAGACCCACTCTTCAAGCTGGTCTTCCGTGACGGTGGCTCCTAGAAAGGCGCCGTCGAAGTTTTCCCAGCTTTGTGCATCGTAGGCAGCCACCTGCCGGCTGTACCAGTCCCCGGCTCCGGTGCCATTGTGAAGGCAGACGACCCGATGCCGGATTTGCCCTGTGTCCGGTTGTGGACTGTCCAAAATCAGTGGTTCTGTCAGTGCCATTTTTTCCTCGTCCCTCTAGTGGTTCCGGCTGGGGATATGCACCGGCGGCACAAACGGTCCCGGCGCCGGGTCCAGAGCTGTGACCTCGATTTCGATGACAGCCGGTCCCCGGACCGCCAACGCTTCTGCCAGGGCCTGATCGAATTGTCCGGAGCCGGGGACCCGCCAGAACGGCAGGTGCAGTGATTGGGCCAACAGGTCAAAGTCCGGTGTGTAAAGGTTCACGCCGGCTTCGGCGAAGCCGTTGGCTTTTTGCATGTTCCGAAGGACCCCGTAACCGCTGTCGTTGAAGACCAGCACCACGCACCAGGCGCCCGAACCGCCCAGCGAGGCAAGCTCACCGAGGTGGACCGCCAGTCCGCCGTCACCGACGATCACCGCCGTGGGGACCCCGGGCCGCGCGCAGGCGGCGCCGATGCCCATCGCCAGTCCCTGGCCGATGCCGCCGCCGAGCGGGAAAATGTTCGTTTCCCGCGAGTAGATTTCCAGCAGGCGGTTACCCCATTGGCTGGAGGGGATCGTCACGTCCCGGGCGATCACTGATTCGCGGTCAAGCCGCCGACGAAGGTTTTCGCAGATCTCGGCATACCCGCCGATGTATTCGGTCAGGGCGGCCCGGACGTTGCGTCGGGTCGCGCGCACCCGCTCGGTCCAGCCGGCCTCGGCACCGGGGGCGGGGAGTTTCGCGACGATCTGCTCGAGCAGAATCCGGGAATCACCCTCCAGCCCGACATCGGCCGGGTAGACGCGGCCGATGGCTGCAGGGTCGATATCAAGCTGGATGTGTGTCCTGGGCAGTGCCATGGAGTAGTGCTTCGTTTCGTTGGAACGGAAATGTGTTCCAACACTCAGCAGCACGTCCGCGTCTGCGAGGAGGGCCGCAGCCTCAGGCGTGGTAGCGAAGTTTCCGATCACCTGATCATCATCTTCGGGTACGACGCCTCTGCCTGAATTGCTGGTCAGCAGCCCTGCGCCGAGGCGGTGCAGCAGCTCAGCCAGGGCTGTACCGGCGCCCGCGGCTCCACCGCCTGCCCAGATGAGGGGCCTTTTGGCCTGCGAGAGCAGTTCAACGGCTTTGG
This window harbors:
- a CDS encoding thiamine pyrophosphate-binding protein, coding for MTSTGTGAGNAAGSMVEALTAGSRVLHITGQIDSEFLGSNRGVIHEVPRQLQMLQSVSGYARTIFNAKDAEADLEEAIAHLLTVPHTPSSLEWPIDLQYLALPEEQRPADTPSQPEASIDEEAVAKAVELLSQAKRPLIWAGGGAAGAGTALAELLHRLGAGLLTSNSGRGVVPEDDDQVIGNFATTPEAAALLADADVLLSVGTHFRSNETKHYSMALPRTHIQLDIDPAAIGRVYPADVGLEGDSRILLEQIVAKLPAPGAEAGWTERVRATRRNVRAALTEYIGGYAEICENLRRRLDRESVIARDVTIPSSQWGNRLLEIYSRETNIFPLGGGIGQGLAMGIGAACARPGVPTAVIVGDGGLAVHLGELASLGGSGAWCVVLVFNDSGYGVLRNMQKANGFAEAGVNLYTPDFDLLAQSLHLPFWRVPGSGQFDQALAEALAVRGPAVIEIEVTALDPAPGPFVPPVHIPSRNH